The following nucleotide sequence is from Schistosoma mansoni strain Puerto Rico chromosome 4, complete genome.
GTCAATATCGACACTTGATGATATCGtaataagaagaaaaaagatTTATTCTAAAGAGTATTTCTTCATTAGATaaacttattttcattatcagaaggggttttgtgaagatttcagtattttcatagttgaaagcatgagtcaattgaagctagactaccatggaaaacctggaaccactgaacaacggtttcgtcatagtatgggactcctcaccagggAGCATCCACGATTCTACACacacaggactcgaacccataaCTTTCAGTCTCTCATATGAACACTTaatctctaaaccactgagccggcatccaacgttgttacgtgcaatatcgtggattgattgaagttaaacattaacatttcAGTAAACCACTGATTATTTTTAAGAATACCGTCATACACAATTTGTACTATGTTTTTCATTCCAATCGTTATCTGATTCGTCTACACCAGTAAATGAGAGCAATTTAGAAACTAGACATTCAATTAATTACATTTTTCTATCAGGACTTTAATGAACTTACCAATAAGTTTTTTACTTATATAATAGATTAAACTGTTTCGTTTTTTCAGGTCTACTTTCAATATTTGAACATTTTCcttcaataaaataatgaaagtcaTAAGTCAACGGGATACATTTACCAGTGTACATCTATATTCATGTGTACttatgtaattttttttcgTATGTTCGAAAACTATTAAACATTATCTCCTCTTTCATATCCATTTGTGAAATAGGAACCAGGAGTCTACTGTCAAGTAAATCATTTCAGTCAATATtgacattttttaaataaaaacaacattAGACAGTAAAAAATAAACCATGATAGCAACATAACTAATGAGTGTAGTTAATGTAACTATATAAAAAAGCTTTAAGGTTCTTTCATTCAATCCACATAGTTATATCGAGTACATGCGTATTTGctctgtttaatatatgacgtgatgattcccGTCAAcgagagagcagtgaatttattgatcggatccAACGACACACAAAAGCCGCATGAGCagttttgagtacttatcagtcatGCTATCTGCCTAGACCAGtcagttaaatccagaacatcaataacagactctgaaatatgaatcgttattttcaaacatactgggtttatataccatacaaacagaccacatcgtaccatgaaaTAGGTAACAACATTTGTAAAAGATTTgatcaaatgtggctgtgaataaggggaatagtaatcaatagactggggataactcaagattggtgaatcgtataataatagtctataggtcaaaataaagcttataataagagggacacaaatatgagtagacataaagaaatatatagtatCAGATGGATCTTTCTTGGAAAGTGATGTGTTCGATGATGAATTGTTTAAATTTCTATAACAGATATCAGTTAAATATCATAGAACTACAACTTTATTAAAGAAAATCTTCCAATTTCTTCTTAAAGTTGACTTGAAAAACTTCAGAAAGAGTGACAATAAACCTAGATATGAAAGCAAAAATGAACAAACTGACGCTGTTACTTCTCATATTAGCTCCCAAAAGACAAGAATATATCTGCAGTAAAAACTTAAATACAGTTTCCATAGAATGACTGATATCAAAGAACAGAAAATAGGAACGATAACAAACTTAACATTTAGAGGAAGTTACGAAATTAATGAAATTTCTCAACTGTGACTTATTGTATGTTAGTTCACTCAACGCTTGAAACCACTGATTACAACTATTGAGTGAGCGGCAATCAAGATGATTATACTTATCGGTTTAAATCAACTTAACAATTAGTGACTTCATAATTTAATGCCGTTTCCCAATGTACCCACTACTATTTTCTTTCGAAACTATTCCTACGCTTGTTGGCATTACATACCAGGATAGGCGGTGTCTAACCATTCATTATCTATATTGACAATATATTGATTACACATCAAAAACATTTAGTTGATTGTAAGAAACGTTATTCAACGTAGAGTTGGCACGAATGTTATATTTATAAGTTCCAGTCATCCTTTAAAGATGTCGTGTTCACACAGAGTACATATTTACATCATCAGACTGATTGTTATGAAACATCGAAGATGTCATATATGAGATATGTGTAGTTCCAAATTTTCCAGTTTTAGAATTCTTTCGATAAGTTATGAATTTATTTGACAGAATGTTTATCAATATTCATGGTGTAATTTTAACTGAAGTCATattacttaagaaaaaatgtagAGGTTCCATTATTGGATTTTGGATCATCCAATGACAATTAACTAAACTAGTTGGCTAGAGTGTTGGATTACATACATAAAGTACTAACTTGGAAGCTCTTTTAGAATGAAGGTGAATTCAAATAAGCCAATCAAATTTGTCCTTACTGGAACACAAACATGTAGTATGGACTTGATTTACAatggtattgtagtgaacaggaaCTCAGATCgagaaaaccaatttattgtttagtgcAACATTACAGAGTGTGttcataaaatgtgaaaaccacgtattaaatacattattggTACATCTTCCTCCAATTGTCCTGTACATACTTCTTCATACTTAAAATTCGGTTGTTATTCCAACTTCTCTCTgtttccctttctgttttcttcaattcaatcttcttaatcttctgctgACAGGCAATCCACTACCGATTGGTGCTACAAACCACTTATACCTGTCAATCTAAGTAGCCTATACCACAGTAACATCAATAGGAAAGTATATGaagtaattattatttgattattatcgcATAATCAGCAAAATTCACTGATTGATATGGGTAACAGTAACCAAATTCATGCTTCATATTTTCACATGTTTGATTAGATGTTTGCCTTTAACCGTGAACCGATATCAGTCTGTGAATGATTAAATAccattgtggtgtgggctatggtggtcaacagatataagtagtataaatcatCAATCGAGagtgaaatgtctggtggcaaaaggttaagaagatttaAGAgaagagaacagagaatgattggtgtggaaatgaaggaacaatcaagtccaagacaattgattaacattttgcaaatgaagaatttactgcATGGTTTTTCAGAACTTACCAAGAGACTCTGCAATATTGTATTTAGACATATTTGATTGCCCATGCCCATGTTCTCCTTCACTACATCAGGGATTATTATACAGGTATTTCACTTAAGTTTCTACCTCATTAAACAATATGTACTCTGGATTTCATACTTCATTCTCATTAATGAAATCAGGTCGCATAAAAACCTCAATAGATTTCAATAGCTACATTATAATCCAGTTTTCTACACTTCTAGTATCAGTTcatttatgtcgctctgtggtCATTATATATTGATTCATTGGTCTTGACTAAATGATGAATACATACAAGTGGAAAGTCTGTGAATGAAATTAGATAAGCGCTTCAGGCATCTAGGTCTTAATGATTCCACTCTTCATTATTTTGTAATATCAGTTAATGAAATACGAACAGCGTCTGACTTTTTTGCCAAATAATTTACGTACAATACGTTAATTTACTTCAGTTAATTTCTTCAGTCATAGCTAtgtttttaatatttgttttttaCCTTATTTAGATAGGTCGAGTGTATGCAGTTGATTGTGATGCGGAATTATCTAATCGTATGATAAGATATAGTATGCGACCATCACCTGGTACAGTTGGTCAAATGGTAAAACTTTATGTATATATCAGTTTTGAAGGCATCATTTATACACATCAAACAACAGATCGTGAACAAACTCCTGTATTAACCTTTGAAGTTATAGCTACTGATACTGGGAATCCTCCACTTTCTTCTGTATCAAGTGTTCTTATTCGAATATTAGACACTAATGATAATTCACCAGTATGGATATTTCCAAAACAATTTGGTGGTAATAGTGTTATAAATATTTCACAATATTCAACTGTTGGTTTATTAATTGCTCAATTGAAAGCGATTGATATTGATGAAGGTTTAAATGgagaaattatttattcaattgtaCATGGAAATGATGATGGATTATTTGAAGTTGATCCAATGAGTGGTGCACTATACTTGGTACGTTCATTGCATCATTTATTGCAACCGATCAATTTGAAATCATTAACAAAAGAAGAATTAAACAATACCATATTATTACAAAATGGAGATATAATTGAGAATCTAGGCAAACTTCATGAACAAGTTCATAGTTATAGACTTTTATTAAAAGCACAAGATCGTGGAACACCTCCTCGACATAATACAACAGTTCTATATATAGCTGTACTTCCAtcacaatttcataaacaatcaCAAACTGATCGCATTTCTATGGAATCAATCTATCATCATTCTGAATTAAAACGTCAATCTGATACAAATTTTCGTGATTTCAAAAGAATGGATCGTGATCTCATTGTTATGGTTGTATTAATTGCATTGACATTAATCATTTCAGTGATTTTAATTGTGACAATATTTTTGATTCGATGTAAAAATCTATTATGTATCGCTCCATTTCGTAGACCAAATCATAACCAAACTAGTAATATATGTagtactaatgataataataatactactaataataataatcaattcacATTAGAAAGTCATACAGTTCAATCAAATAATAGAAGTAGTTGCGAATTTATTCGTGATCATTGGTGGAATAGATCATGGAATGCAAAAACTTTACCAAAAGAATATTGTATAAATAAACCAGGTGATTTATTCTCTACCTCTAGTCAAGATATGTATAGAGCTAGCACACTTGGTAAGTATTTCCTTCCTTAATAATACCATTGGTTTTTGTTTGATTGTCAAATAATGGTTGATTAAGTCGGCGTATgcaataaattaaaattgacCAAAAAactgcgcgagactggtagatcctgggttcgaatctcgcttgagaggcaggatcgtggatgcatactactgaggagtcccataataggacgaaaaggccgtccactgtttccaggtttttcatggtggtctagcttcaattgactcatgatctcaactatgaaaatgctaaaaatgtatttttaatcCGATAAGAACAGCATATAACCTACTGTACAAGCATTTCGTCCTAAATTGTTGTGATTCTCGTCTGTACAACGACTGAAACACACCACAGTAAAAAATCAAATACTAAAACACCATTTTGATGACGGTAATTTTAATCTAAATATCGTACCAAAAATATTCAGTAACATGCAAATCTGAGAATTGTATTATGTAATGAACCAATAGAGACTAAACAGAAAGGTCTATTATCGCTCAGTGTTGGAGAGATTACTGAGTTCAAGATTTCATATCACCAGCTTACGTCAGTTAAACAACTGGTTAAACCCAGAAAGGTATCAAACAAAATTATGATAAATTTATACCTGAAATCAGTtttaaaatgaaactgaaaaatTCACAGTGTTATCCGTACTCAACGGCTTAAAGGATAACGTGGTGACCATCCAAAAAGAAATGTATTTTGTTCGAGTCGTGATATGGAAACCAACACATTTACAGATACATTCAGTTGATGAGTGTCGAATTGAACGAAACGCTCtccatggattccactgctagacatcATACAACTGAAATGCCTGTGAGTGAATAACAATATCAAGTCAACCCTTACAGGATGCACACATGCTAAAGgaaactgattaattgcagtccatATCATGAACAAAAAGATCCAATCAATCATTACGAATTCtaaatttgtatttatttacctACCTAACTCTGTATAGATTTATAATTTCATAATCATGCCAATAGTTTATTTGATAAACTGTTGCACACCATGAGCAACAAAATCATGAAGGATGaagtgaattcatttcatttatagcTGAAAGAGTGAGTCATTTGAAAGTTGGACAACCATGGAAAAAACCTGGGAAGCCGTGGGGCGGCAGTTTCGTTCCTATTATGGAAAAAATAACCAAGATACCGGCAACCTTTGAAAATTGAAAAACCAAACATGTGGGAACTTCACCAACGCGTGGTCTTGTTAGGCCAAAATCAATTGTTAAAAATTTTNNNNNNNNNNNNNNNNNNNNNNNNNNNNNNNNNNNNNNNNNNNNNNNNNNNNNNNNNNNNNNNNNNNNNNNNNNNNNNNNNNNNNNNNNNNNNNNNNNNNNNNNNNNNNNNNNNNNNNNNNNNNNNNNNNNNNNNNNNNNNNNNNNNNNNNNNNNNNNNNNNNNNNNNNNNNNNNNNNNNNNNNNNNNNNNNNNNNNNNNctcacgctttcaactatgaaaatactaaatctccacaaaaccccttcattTCATTTACTCTAAAATAAAAGGCATTACATATATGGCTTTGTGTATAACATTCATAGAGTCATTCAGTTAACTTATGAAGAATAATTATCTTTCGAAATCAAGGAAGTATAACTTATAGACGGAAGGATTAAACGAAAGTGAAAACATGATGTAATCGACTCCAACAAAATAATTGCAAATTATTATAATTCCGGTTGGCAAAACAATTAAACTGATAGTGATTGTCTTGATAAATAGTAATTACCATAAAATCAAtggtaaattaaatgaaatattgatgATGACAAGAAAATAGATAGATTTGTGGTTAACATTGAAATACAGGacacgttttgtcctattgagGACTCATCAGCCAGATGTATCTGCAATATATTGCTAATgtccaaattttttttaatcatgTTGGTAATAATGGTGGTAAATAAAGATGGTATGAGGGAACACAATAATTTGAATGGGTAAATTTATGGGGGGCAAAATATTTTACTGAAAAAATGTCAGATTACAggattgattataataataaaaactttgGGCTAGAATTGTAAATATTTACTAAATTGTACTCGATGGTTTTACAAAACGTTTGACATAAGATTTTCTCAGTGTAAGACACCAAGAATGGAATGTAAACTAGGGTTTCTAACAACTATTCAGTTAGTCACATAACTACTAAACGTCATAATCGTTAAATTCGCACTGGTATGCTCTATATCTGTTCACGACTAGATCTTCCAGTGAAAGAAGTCACAATAGACTGGTTAACCTGGTTGATGAATACGGGTGTAACTTTGCAACCAAGGATTCCGAAACTGGAGAAGAAAATTAGTCCTGGATGCTTTAGATCTCATTGGTTCTTCAAAGtttgtcagtttgtgataaaaaCCTATCAATACAACCCAAACCACCCTTCTAATAGCAGATCAGTCTGATCACAATGAcatatttataacattttaaaTCAATTGAGACCATGTAAATTTTCAGTTGTCTATACTCAAACCAGATAAAATACAGTATGTATTTCAAATGGAAAAAACTAAACCTGATAATATCAACACTCCAAACTAAGCGGccctttattttattattttgaatactaCTATGACTTCCAATAGAACCACAACTGCTGTCACGAAAAATAATCTGTTACTTCGATTCTGTCAAATCACTTGCCAAATATTCAATACTGAACGCGAACTCTCCTTTTCTcactctctctccctctccctcccccctctctctatatatatcatTCAAAGACTATATTAATTGAAAAACAGAATAGaaaaacttttgaaaaaattggaaaaaagtaaagaaaaaaataaacaatgagaAGACATTGAAGAGAAAAACTATACTATagtcacaaataaataaatgttgattaagaATTTGTGGTAGAATAGCGTGGTTAGTGATTGATCATTGTGATATATTAGAATTGTCTTAAGTTAACTATCAtatcaattcattatttactTTTAGCCCGTTCTGGTTAGAAAGTCAATTTGAGTATGCACAATCACCCATATAAACATGTAAACAAACACATAAAGAAATGCTATATAGTTTAATACATACAACCTTCTCATTACTCATTCAGACAAGAAAAATCTGCATAATCCATAgatgaaaatgtattttttaatttt
It contains:
- a CDS encoding cadherin-related; this translates as MLKIGRVYAVDCDAELSNRMIRYSMRPSPGTVGQMVKLYVYISFEGIIYTHQTTDREQTPVLTFEVIATDTGNPPLSSVSSVLIRILDTNDNSPVWIFPKQFGGNSVINISQYSTVGLLIAQLKAIDIDEGLNGEIIYSIVHGNDDGLFEVDPMSGALYLVRSLHHLLQPINLKSLTKEELNNTILLQNGDIIENLGKLHEQVHSYRLLLKAQDRGTPPRHNTTVLYIAVLPSQFHKQSQTDRISMESIYHHSELKRQSDTNFRDFKRMDRDLIVMVVLIALTLIISVILIVTIFLIRCKNLLCIAPFRRPNHNQTKSHTVQSNNRSSCEFIRDHWWNRSWNAKTLPKEYCINKPGDLFSTSSQDMYRASTLGNNQLPNDVFMNLRKIKKESFSIEQLSV